From Pseudomonas sp. B21-028, one genomic window encodes:
- a CDS encoding ABC transporter ATP-binding protein, with product MTQALIELSDLVFSWPGHPPLLDIPAFRLEAGETLFLKGPSGSGKTTLLGLLGGVQTPDRGSVHLLGQSLTELGAGSRDRFRVDHTGYIFQQFNLLPFLSVRENVELPCHFSKLRAQRAIQRHGSIDQAAATLLTHLGLTDANLLERRADSLSIGQQQRVAAARALIGQPELVIADEPTSALDYDARENFLRLLFAECREAGSSLLFVSHDQSLAPLFDRNLSLADLNRAAKPLEV from the coding sequence ATGACCCAAGCACTCATCGAACTGTCCGACCTGGTCTTCAGCTGGCCCGGACATCCACCACTGCTGGATATCCCGGCCTTTCGCCTCGAAGCCGGCGAGACCCTGTTCCTCAAGGGGCCCAGCGGCAGTGGCAAGACCACATTGCTGGGGCTGCTGGGCGGGGTGCAGACGCCGGATCGCGGCAGCGTCCACCTGCTCGGCCAGTCGCTCACCGAACTGGGCGCGGGCAGCCGCGACCGCTTTCGCGTGGACCACACCGGCTACATTTTCCAGCAATTCAACCTGCTGCCGTTTCTCTCGGTGCGCGAGAACGTCGAGCTGCCCTGTCACTTTTCCAAACTGCGGGCGCAGCGGGCCATCCAGCGTCACGGCAGTATCGACCAGGCTGCCGCCACGCTGTTGACCCACCTGGGGCTGACCGATGCGAACCTGCTGGAACGCCGCGCCGACTCGCTGTCCATCGGCCAGCAACAACGGGTCGCCGCCGCCCGGGCGTTGATCGGCCAGCCGGAACTGGTCATCGCTGACGAACCGACCTCGGCCCTGGACTACGACGCCCGGGAAAACTTCCTGCGGCTGCTGTTCGCCGAATGCCGCGAGGCCGGCTCAAGCCTGCTGTTCGTCAGCCATGACCAGAGCCTGGCGCCGCTGTTCGACCGCAACCTCTCGCTGGCCGATCTCAATCGTGCCGCCAAGCCACTCGAGGTCTGA